The following nucleotide sequence is from Kiritimatiella glycovorans.
GCAGCGGAAGTCGCTGCGATAAAGAGCGCTCCATGCGACAGCGCAAACTCAAGAAGCTCTGGAAGCGCCTGCATCAACTGGGGGGCATGAAAAACCTCAAGCGCGACGAACTTTTGCTGAAACTGGGTGCCGCCAAACAGGAAGCGGGCAAAGCCTGGGGTCTGGTGGACCTCCGCCTTCCCCAACCCCGCGAGGCCGTTACGCCGGAGAGCTTTCACTTCCGGCTGAACCGCAAAAAACTGCGTAAAGCCCGTCGAGGTGAAGGCACCTACCTGTTGCGCACCAATCTGGCGGCCGAACAGCCCGAAGAGCTGTGGAAGCAATACATGGTCCTGAACGAGGTCGAGCAGGCCTTCAAGGAGCTGAAGAATGATCTGGATATCCGCCCGGTGTATCACCAGAAGGATGAGCGGATCGAAGCGCACATCTTCGTGTCATTTTTGAGCTACGCTCTGCAAGTCACGCTGAAACAGCGGGCCAAAGCCAGGGCCCCGGGCTTGACCCCCCGCGCCATCCTGGAAAAGTTCAAAGCCGTGCAGATGATCGATGTGCACCTGCCCACGACCGACGGGCGCACCCTGATCCTGCCGCGCTACACGCAACCGGAGAAAGACCTTCAGCTTCTGCTGCACCAGCTCAACCTGACGCTTCCGGAACAACCACCCCCTCGGCTTGAAGAGCTGAAGAAAAAATGTGGGGCAGACCTTTGAACTGAAATCGAAGAAAAAAGGCGTTTTCGCCGCCGAACAGGGAAAGACGGGGTAAGACTGGGAGGGAGTGGACCCGACCGGGCAGCCGGTATCCGCTCAACGACGAGGCCTTTAAGCGGGTTGAGCCCCCGGTCATTTCAAGATGCTGAAGAAGGGAAGTTTGGTGGCCTTCCTGTCGAAGGTGATACCCGCATCGCATCCAGAGGCCTCGGCCGCGTGGCCAATGACGATATCCGCCAGCTCTGCATGGTATTTCGGCCCGTCATTCAGGAGACCCTCGATAACGCGATCGGCCTCGAACTCAAATACGGGCATCTGTCGCATGTCTTCAATGGAACCCAGTATTTCGGATCTCGTCTTTTCATACGCGCTTTCCAGAACCCAGATAGTTTCCAGGACGACAAGCAACGGGATTCTCAGGCGTTCACGTCGATCTTCCGCCTGCTTGAGGCGCTTGCGGACGGCTTCTGCCTGTCTTTCATCGTCCCGGACAAGGAATCGTACAATGACGTTCGTATCAACCGCGATCATCCCTTTCGCTCCCGCATTCGTTTCGCCACGGCCGCGTTCATCTCCTCTACGCTCTTTCGCCGTTGCCCGGGGCTGTGAAGCCGCCCAAACACCTCATCCACGGACTTCGTCACCGGCTTCAGTACAGCTTCTGCATCGCCGTGGACAATGAATGCAATGCGGTCGCCGGTGTGGAGATGGAGAGAATCCCGGACCGCCTTGGGAACAGTGAGTTGCCCCTTGCTCGTCAAAGTCGCCGTTACCATGCACAACCTCCTTACTTCTCATGTTTTCCTTACATGGTGGTAAGTATTGGTTGGCCAGTCAAGATGCATTTATGACGCAACGAATATCGACGGGGACGATTCCGATGCCTCTCCGTTCCGCCTAGCCCCGCTCCTGCCCGAACTGCATGTCGTGAAAGTAGCGGTAGAGGCCGTCGCGGCCGATGAGTTCGCCGTGGGTGCCGATTTCCGCGATCTGTCCGCGCTCGAGCACGACGATCTTGTCCGCGTGCTGGATGGTTGAGAGGCGGTGGGCGATGACGAACACGGTGCGTCCGCTCATCAGTTCGTCGAGCGCCTCCTGGACCAGGCGTTCGGACTCGGTGTCCAGCGCGCTGGTCGCTTCGTCGAGAATCAGGATCGGCGGGTTGCGGAGGAGGGCGCGGGCGATGGCGATGCGCTGGGCCTGGCCTCCGGAGAGGCGGGTTCCCTGCTCGCCGATCACGGTGTCGTACGCCTGGCCCATCTGCTCGATGAAGACGTGGGCGTTGGCGCGGCGGGCGGCGTCGACTACCGCTTCCCGGGTTGCGTCGGCGCAGCCGTAGGCGATGTTGTTGTGGACGGTCTCGTTGAACAGGATCGTGTTCTGGGTGACCAGGCCCATATGGCGCCGGAGCGAGGCGATCCGGTATTCGCGCAGGTCACGGCCGTTGATCTTCACCCCTCCGCCGGTGACGTCGAAGAAGCGGGGCAGGAGGTTGACCAGGGTGGTTTTGCCCGCGCCCGAGCTGCCCACGAGCGCCACGCAGTCGCCGGCCTTCACCTCGAGCGTGACGTCCTTCAGGATGTCCTCCTCGCCGTAGGAGAAGGTGACGTGATCGAAGCGGATATCCCGGATCGGGCTCTCGAGATCGACCGCATCGGGGCGGTCGGCGACCGTTGCTTCGGTATCGAGGATTTCAAAGATACGGTCGGCCCCGGCGGCGCTGCGCTGGACGCGCATGTGGATCCGGCTGAGATTGCGCGCGGGCCGGTACATGACGAGGATGCCCGAGGCGAACGCGACCAGACCTTCGGTGGACATGCCGGTGTAGTAGGCGTAGAGCATGACCAGTGAGAGTCCGACGGCGGAGAAGGTGACCATGATCGGATCGAGCATGGCCCGGGCGCGGGTGATGCGCATCAGCCGCTTGAAAATCTGCCTGTTGTGGCCCGCGAAGCGGGCGAGCTCCTGCTCCTCCATGCTGAAGGCCTTGACGATCTGCGCGCCCCAGATCGATTCCTGAAGCACGGAGGTCAGGTCGCCCAGCTTCTGCTGGCCCTGCTTCGCGCTCTTTCGGACCTTGCGGCCGAGCACGACGACGGGGAGCACGCAGATCGGGAAGAGGATCAGCACGAAGAGCGCGAGCAGCGGATCGCGGTAGACCAGGAATCCCGCCGCGCCGACCAGGACGAAGGGTTCGCGGCAGAGGTCGCCCACTACATGGGAGACGAGTTGCTGAATCAGACCGGTATCACTGTTTACGCGTGAAATCAGGTCTCCCGCCCGGCTTCGGTTGAAGAACAGCATGGGGAGGTTGTGCAGGTGACGGAAGAGGTCATTGCGGAGGTCCATGACCACGCGCAGGCCGACCCATTGGACAAAATACTTGCTCAGGAAGTAGCCTGCCCCACGTAGGATCGCGAGCGTCGGGAACAGAAGGAGCATGCCGAGCAGCGCGGGCAGCGAGTAGTCGGAAGGGCTCGACGTGCGCTCCAGCGAGGACTCGATCAGCGGCAGCAGTGCGGTGGTCGAACTCCCGAAGAGCATGCCGCAGAGAATGCCGAGCGCGAGGCGCCAGCGGTAGGGACGCGCATAGGCCAGCAGGCGGCGGTAGCTCGCCCACTCGCCGGCCACGGAGTGTGCCGATCGACTCATTCGCGGTTCGCCTCGATGTAGCGCTCGGCCTCCAGTGCCGCCATGCAGCCGCTCCCGGCCGCGGTGACCGCCTGGCGGTAGACGGCGTCCTGTACGTCACCCGCGGCGAAGACGCCGTCGACATGGGTACGGGTGCCGTCGGCGTGCAGGTATCCTTTGCCATCCATCTCCAGCTGACCCCTGAAGGCATCCGTGTTGGGCTTGTGTCCGATCGCGAGGAAGAGTCCCTCGACCTCGAGTCGGCGGACCTCGTCCTTTTCCCGGTCCCTGAGCTGTACGCCGGTGACCCGGTTTTCGTCCACGCCGAGAACCTCCTCGACGACGGAGTTCCAGATGAATTCGATCTTATCGTTCGCGGACGCCCGGTCGGCCATGATCTTCGAGGCGCGCAGTTCGTCGCGCCGGTGGACCACATAAACCTTCGAGGCGAATTTGGTCAGAAACGTTGCTTCCTCCATGGCGGTGTCGCCGCCTCCGACCACGGCCACGGGCACGTCACGGAAAAAGGCGCCGTCGCACGTTGCGCAGGCGGAGACGCCGCGGCCGATGAGCTTCTGCTCGGAGTCCAGTCCGAGATATTTCGCGCGCGCCCCGGTGGCGATAATGACGGCCGTGGCCTCAAGGGTCTCGCCGTTGGTCAGCACGACCTTTTTCGTGTCCCCGGAGAAATCCGAATCCTTCGCCGAAGCCATGACGAAGCGGGTGCCGAACCGTTCGGCCTGCTGATGCATCCTCTGCATCAGTTCGGAGCCGTCGATGGCTTCGGGAAATCCGGGATAGTTCTCCACTTCCGTGGTGGTGGTGAGCTGACCGCCGGGCTGATCCCCCTCCACGACCACGGGCTCGAGGTCCGCCCGCGCCGCGTAGACGGCCGCCGTGAGGCCGGCGCTGCCGGTTCCGAGAATGACGAGGTTTTCCATCAGGCAACTCCTTTGACGTTATGCGGGATT
It contains:
- a CDS encoding ABC transporter ATP-binding protein, encoding MSRSAHSVAGEWASYRRLLAYARPYRWRLALGILCGMLFGSSTTALLPLIESSLERTSSPSDYSLPALLGMLLLFPTLAILRGAGYFLSKYFVQWVGLRVVMDLRNDLFRHLHNLPMLFFNRSRAGDLISRVNSDTGLIQQLVSHVVGDLCREPFVLVGAAGFLVYRDPLLALFVLILFPICVLPVVVLGRKVRKSAKQGQQKLGDLTSVLQESIWGAQIVKAFSMEEQELARFAGHNRQIFKRLMRITRARAMLDPIMVTFSAVGLSLVMLYAYYTGMSTEGLVAFASGILVMYRPARNLSRIHMRVQRSAAGADRIFEILDTEATVADRPDAVDLESPIRDIRFDHVTFSYGEEDILKDVTLEVKAGDCVALVGSSGAGKTTLVNLLPRFFDVTGGGVKINGRDLREYRIASLRRHMGLVTQNTILFNETVHNNIAYGCADATREAVVDAARRANAHVFIEQMGQAYDTVIGEQGTRLSGGQAQRIAIARALLRNPPILILDEATSALDTESERLVQEALDELMSGRTVFVIAHRLSTIQHADKIVVLERGQIAEIGTHGELIGRDGLYRYFHDMQFGQERG
- a CDS encoding PIN domain-containing protein, encoding MIAVDTNVIVRFLVRDDERQAEAVRKRLKQAEDRRERLRIPLLVVLETIWVLESAYEKTRSEILGSIEDMRQMPVFEFEADRVIEGLLNDGPKYHAELADIVIGHAAEASGCDAGITFDRKATKLPFFSILK
- the trxB gene encoding thioredoxin-disulfide reductase; protein product: MENLVILGTGSAGLTAAVYAARADLEPVVVEGDQPGGQLTTTTEVENYPGFPEAIDGSELMQRMHQQAERFGTRFVMASAKDSDFSGDTKKVVLTNGETLEATAVIIATGARAKYLGLDSEQKLIGRGVSACATCDGAFFRDVPVAVVGGGDTAMEEATFLTKFASKVYVVHRRDELRASKIMADRASANDKIEFIWNSVVEEVLGVDENRVTGVQLRDREKDEVRRLEVEGLFLAIGHKPNTDAFRGQLEMDGKGYLHADGTRTHVDGVFAAGDVQDAVYRQAVTAAGSGCMAALEAERYIEANRE
- a CDS encoding AbrB/MazE/SpoVT family DNA-binding domain-containing protein, with translation MVTATLTSKGQLTVPKAVRDSLHLHTGDRIAFIVHGDAEAVLKPVTKSVDEVFGRLHSPGQRRKSVEEMNAAVAKRMRERKG